A window of Marispirochaeta aestuarii contains these coding sequences:
- a CDS encoding DNA/RNA non-specific endonuclease, whose translation MAKNSANRALLILFAGLVLVVLLITFVAQAGTGELIVLIGDRVGGALGEATKMVGESVKTVAERPLASSISDYLENPETLAVPVSLEEMVFEIIEKEGFLLAYSRERQIPLWVGYELTAEELAGDLERLDYFSKDDDLGDSSPVSSSYTGSGYDRGHMIPAADVKWSEAAMADSFLMSNVAPQIPELNRGPWRELEEAIRELAKAEGAVIVITGPVLTEDEYPRLGGGGSVIPLYYFKVVLDYREPGIRAWGFLMPNTGEMLSDREYEDFLFSVDRVEEFTGYDFFASLPDELEEDLENRAPSIF comes from the coding sequence ATGGCGAAAAACAGTGCCAACCGGGCTCTGCTGATTCTTTTTGCAGGTCTGGTTCTCGTGGTTTTACTGATTACCTTTGTCGCCCAGGCGGGGACGGGGGAACTGATTGTTCTGATCGGCGACCGGGTGGGGGGAGCCCTCGGCGAGGCGACCAAAATGGTCGGGGAGTCCGTCAAGACCGTTGCGGAAAGGCCCCTGGCTTCGAGTATCAGTGATTATCTGGAAAATCCGGAAACCCTGGCCGTACCGGTGTCGCTGGAGGAAATGGTCTTTGAGATCATTGAAAAAGAAGGGTTTCTCCTCGCCTACAGCAGGGAAAGACAGATCCCTCTATGGGTGGGCTACGAACTGACGGCAGAGGAGCTCGCCGGTGACCTGGAGCGCCTCGACTATTTCAGTAAAGATGATGATCTGGGGGACAGTTCCCCTGTTTCAAGCTCATATACGGGTTCCGGATACGACAGGGGGCATATGATCCCCGCGGCGGATGTCAAATGGTCCGAGGCGGCCATGGCGGATTCCTTTCTTATGTCCAATGTGGCCCCGCAGATTCCGGAACTCAACCGCGGACCCTGGCGGGAACTGGAAGAGGCGATACGGGAACTGGCGAAGGCGGAAGGAGCTGTTATTGTTATTACCGGACCGGTCCTCACGGAGGATGAATATCCCAGGCTCGGCGGTGGGGGATCGGTTATTCCCCTGTACTACTTCAAGGTAGTCCTCGATTACCGGGAGCCGGGGATCAGAGCCTGGGGCTTTCTGATGCCCAACACCGGAGAGATGCTGTCCGACAGGGAGTACGAAGATTTCCTCTTCTCCGTGGACCGGGTGGAAGAGTTTACGGGATACGACTTCTTCGCCTCCCTGCCGGATGAGCTGGAAGAGGATCTGGAAAACAGGGCCCCTTCCATTTTCTAA
- a CDS encoding ATP-binding protein — protein sequence MSQDYIRFLKTVPFFSHLENEYLDELARYCREESFAPGEILFREGDAADRFFIMMKGQVEVWKSYGTQDADLLTVHGPGKPFGEMALVDAMPRYATLKARSSVTTLVIHEEEFLRLIRDNSAVALAVIRSLSAMVRRSNDTLLEDLKQRNLKLEQALKELQEAQDQLIQQERLSNLGKFSSMILHDIRNPISIVQGYAEILKRSEELPQKHREYVENIMSESERLAGLANEFLDYSRGEIRLDFSPVELGPFLEKLEALVRKRVGSKKVRLKFEHQGVTTAIFDHARIFRVLVNLTENARKALGREGELSVRFDEYQDSLRIVVRDTGEGMSPEVLAHVFEPFYSSSKQGGTGLGMLIVKNIVEAHHGDIDITSSPGKGTEITILLPLRKI from the coding sequence ATGAGTCAGGATTATATCCGTTTTCTTAAAACCGTTCCTTTTTTCAGCCACCTGGAAAACGAGTATCTGGATGAGCTTGCCCGTTACTGTCGGGAGGAGTCCTTTGCTCCCGGGGAGATTCTTTTCAGGGAAGGAGATGCGGCGGACCGCTTTTTTATCATGATGAAGGGGCAGGTGGAGGTCTGGAAAAGCTATGGGACCCAGGATGCTGATCTCCTGACTGTGCACGGTCCGGGAAAACCCTTCGGCGAGATGGCTCTGGTGGACGCCATGCCCAGATATGCGACCCTCAAGGCCCGCAGCTCCGTTACGACCCTTGTGATTCACGAGGAGGAATTCCTTCGGCTGATACGCGACAACTCCGCAGTCGCCCTTGCGGTAATACGTTCTCTCTCCGCCATGGTCCGTCGCAGCAACGATACCCTTTTAGAAGATCTGAAACAGCGTAACCTGAAGCTGGAACAGGCCCTCAAGGAACTGCAGGAAGCCCAGGACCAGCTGATTCAGCAGGAGCGGTTGTCGAACCTGGGTAAATTCTCCTCCATGATTCTCCACGATATCCGTAACCCCATATCCATTGTTCAGGGCTATGCCGAGATCCTGAAACGCTCCGAGGAGCTTCCACAAAAGCACCGGGAATATGTCGAGAACATTATGAGCGAATCCGAGCGGCTGGCAGGCCTTGCCAATGAGTTTCTTGATTACTCCCGGGGCGAGATTCGTCTGGACTTCTCTCCCGTGGAACTGGGCCCCTTTCTTGAAAAGCTTGAAGCCCTGGTTCGTAAGAGAGTCGGCTCCAAAAAGGTCCGGCTGAAATTTGAGCACCAGGGAGTGACCACAGCCATCTTCGACCATGCCAGAATCTTCCGGGTACTGGTAAACCTTACGGAAAATGCCCGAAAGGCCCTGGGCCGGGAAGGCGAGCTGAGTGTCCGCTTTGATGAATATCAGGATTCTCTGCGTATTGTCGTACGGGATACCGGTGAAGGGATGAGCCCTGAGGTTCTGGCCCACGTTTTTGAGCCCTTCTACTCGTCCTCAAAGCAGGGTGGAACCGGTCTGGGAATGCTTATAGTCAAGAACATTGTGGAAGCCCACCACGGAGATATAGATATCACCTCATCCCCGGGAAAGGGAACGGAGATTACTATTCTCCTCCCCCTGCGGAAGATATAG